One window from the genome of Bacilli bacterium encodes:
- the dxs gene encoding 1-deoxy-D-xylulose-5-phosphate synthase, translating into MINIKDFDDQAPKALDLSFSNPKFVKGLNEKELASLADKIRDEVIFATSVFGGHLSSNLGVVEATIALHRAFDFPKDKLLFDVGHQTYAHKILTGRSLDLLRTKNGVSGFQKRAESVYDQFEAGHSSTSLSAALGMAIARDLNKENYEIIAFIGDASISNGEAFEALNHIGQLNHKVIVVLNDNEMSITRPIGSMSKMFRKWRLSPNYIRSKNAYKRLLFRTRFGYAFYRFTWMIKNFFVRHLFQKNIFEQMGFNYVGLVDGHSFPALNKAFKQAKRSTKSIVIHLKTSKGKGYSYSENDKNGDWHGVAPFIVSSGKSHNIASASVVSWSQLYAQKLLTFMEEVPESVLINPATIKGSELEPVFSRFASRCYDTGIAEMHALSLASGVALNSKFPIVSIYSTFMQRAFDQILHDLARMRLPSLILVDRAGFVGADGETHQGLYDEAFLLNTPNVIVSMAANSEQASALLEVVKTTALPFFIRYPRANVIHTKNARIKLTIGRWLTYQKSNSKNLALVGFGPVLDEVYSKVKSLDLGVYNAIFQKPMDEKVIRELLKYHEILIFDAYATSNGFIFALTNRLVELGYHGKITMQAPKDDFYTQDSVINQMQSAKVDAESITKVIKRRIGHYDQ; encoded by the coding sequence ATGATTAACATTAAGGATTTTGACGATCAAGCCCCAAAAGCTTTGGATTTATCTTTTTCCAATCCGAAGTTTGTAAAGGGCCTCAATGAAAAAGAACTTGCTTCGTTAGCCGACAAGATTCGCGACGAAGTTATTTTTGCAACATCGGTTTTCGGCGGACATCTTTCGAGTAATCTAGGAGTAGTGGAAGCGACCATTGCCCTGCATCGCGCATTTGATTTTCCAAAAGACAAACTGCTATTTGATGTCGGGCATCAAACTTATGCCCACAAAATTCTTACGGGCCGAAGTCTCGATTTATTGCGTACTAAGAACGGGGTCAGCGGTTTCCAAAAACGGGCGGAGTCCGTTTATGATCAGTTCGAGGCCGGCCACTCATCCACATCTTTGAGCGCCGCTTTAGGAATGGCTATTGCCCGTGATCTCAATAAAGAGAACTACGAGATCATCGCATTTATTGGCGATGCCAGTATATCGAACGGCGAAGCCTTTGAAGCCCTAAATCATATTGGGCAATTAAATCACAAAGTAATCGTCGTTTTAAACGATAATGAAATGTCGATAACTCGGCCTATCGGATCGATGAGTAAGATGTTTCGTAAATGGCGGCTTTCTCCCAACTACATCCGTTCAAAAAATGCATATAAGCGCTTATTATTTCGCACCCGTTTTGGTTATGCTTTCTATCGTTTTACCTGGATGATTAAGAACTTCTTTGTTCGCCATCTGTTTCAAAAGAATATTTTTGAACAAATGGGATTTAATTACGTCGGTTTGGTCGACGGTCATTCTTTTCCAGCCTTAAACAAGGCTTTTAAACAAGCCAAACGGTCAACAAAATCGATTGTTATCCATCTTAAAACCAGTAAAGGCAAAGGCTATTCTTACAGTGAAAATGACAAAAATGGGGACTGGCATGGGGTTGCTCCTTTTATTGTTTCTTCCGGCAAAAGTCATAATATAGCTTCCGCCAGTGTCGTCAGTTGGTCGCAATTATATGCCCAAAAACTTTTGACTTTCATGGAGGAAGTTCCGGAGAGCGTTCTGATAAATCCCGCGACGATTAAAGGCTCCGAACTTGAACCGGTTTTTTCGCGTTTCGCTTCGCGCTGCTATGATACCGGCATTGCCGAAATGCATGCTCTTTCCTTAGCCTCCGGTGTTGCTCTTAATAGTAAATTTCCGATTGTTTCAATTTATTCCACTTTTATGCAACGAGCTTTTGATCAGATTCTTCATGATCTTGCACGTATGCGTTTACCATCGCTTATTTTGGTTGATCGAGCGGGGTTTGTCGGGGCTGATGGCGAGACCCATCAAGGACTATACGATGAGGCATTTTTACTTAATACCCCCAATGTAATCGTTTCGATGGCGGCTAACAGTGAACAGGCCTCCGCGCTGCTTGAAGTGGTAAAAACAACCGCGCTCCCTTTCTTTATCCGCTATCCACGGGCAAACGTCATCCACACTAAGAATGCAAGGATTAAACTGACGATTGGTCGTTGGTTGACCTATCAAAAAAGCAATTCTAAAAATTTAGCCTTAGTCGGCTTTGGTCCCGTACTGGATGAAGTTTATTCAAAGGTTAAGTCCCTCGATTTAGGTGTTTATAATGCTATATTTCAAAAACCGATGGATGAAAAGGTCATTCGCGAACTACTTAAGTATCATGAGATATTAATTTTTGATGCTTATGCCACTTCAAATGGATTTATTTTTGCCCTTACCAACCGATTAGTTGAATTGGGTTATCATGGTAAAATAACTATGCAAGCGCCCAAAGACGATTTTTATACTCAGGATTCAGTTATTAACCAAATGCAATCGGCAAAAGTAGATGCCGAATCAATTACTAAGGTGATAAAGCGGAGGATAGGCCACTATGATCAATAG
- the xseB gene encoding exodeoxyribonuclease VII small subunit, with protein MENNKKSFAERLSRLDEIVKELEGGEVELEKSLTLFKEGNELVKVLEKELNEAKSEIVRVTEENTEK; from the coding sequence ATGGAGAACAATAAAAAAAGCTTTGCTGAACGTTTATCGCGTTTGGACGAGATAGTAAAGGAACTTGAGGGCGGAGAAGTTGAACTTGAAAAATCACTTACGCTTTTTAAAGAGGGAAACGAACTGGTAAAAGTTCTTGAAAAAGAATTAAATGAGGCGAAGAGCGAAATTGTTCGGGTGACCGAAGAAAATACTGAAAAGTAG